ATAACGTCCCTGCTCGTTAACGTAGGCTTTGGTATGACCTCCGAGCTTGACTTCAACCATATATTCGGGGCGGGGGACTTCCCAAGGATTGCCAAAACGCAGCCACTCGTCGCAGTGTTCGACTTGCCAACCATCCTGGATCAGCTGCTTAAAGATGCCATACTCATAGCGAATTCCGTAGCCAAGGGCAGGAATTTCTAACGTTGCTAGGGAGTCCAAGAAACACGCTGCAAGTCTACCAAGACCTCCATTCCCTAAACCTGGATCGTCCTCCCGCTCCATCAGCTCGTCAAGATCGAGCCCTACCTCTTTAAGAGTCTGCTGAATTTGTTCATAAAGACCAATGTTAATCAGGTTGTTGGTTAGGAGACGACCAATCAGGAACTCTGCCGACAGATAGTAGACAGTCTTGGGGTCCTCTTTATGGTACGTTACTGCCGTCTTAATCCGGCGGTGGAGCATTCGGTCCCGCACGGTATGAGCTAGAGCCATGTAGTAATCGTGGGGTGTAGCAAAGTGCTCAGCCTTACCCTGGACGTAATAAAGGTTATCCGCTAAGGCTCGCTTGAGGGTTTCCACTGTTGTCCCAGTGCGATCGTCCTCCACCAGGATCTGGGTCTGCCCCCTAAAATCAATGGATTGCTTCAGCTGAGCAGGCTCGTTGCCGTTATGTTGCTCAAAGGACTTTCCATACATAAGCTAAGTTTTATTGATGATTAGTTTCCGCATAGCGATCAACCGCACACAAAAGCAAACTCAGGAGTAAGAAACCATAAGTACCCTTTATCTCTCAGCTCCCGCTACTTGTAGTAATTGGTGGAGCTACAAAAGCAGATGACCTGCTCTACGTCTGGGTTCTACCTTACATCTACTGCTTTGAAGGGAATGTACTGAAAGCTACACCTGGAAAGACTTTAGACAAGTTTCTGACATCTTTTTTGAGGCACAACCTCCGGCAACTCACTAATCCTCAATTTTTGAATTTTTGTTTACAATCAAACTTTCACCTAGAGTAATGCCAGCAGGGACATAAGCAACTGGTTGACATCCTCCCACCACTGACTGCGAGCAGTACAGTGGGGGATTCCTAAACCTCACGATTTAAGTTTCTGTTTCTTTCCATTTCTGGAGTTTCGCGGATGCCCTTTAACCTGCTGGCTATTAGGTCTTACTCCTGCTCCACAGACATCCTTGGTATTGCTACCAAGTACGGCAAGTCCTGCCGCAAGTATATTTTGTGCTGCGTTGATATCGCGGTCAATGCCCTTAGTACCGCAGCTAGGGCAGTCCCAACTACGGATACTCAAAGGCAGTTTATCAACAATATGTTCGCAGTTTCCACAACGTTTAGAACTGGGTTCCCAGCGGTCAATCTTCACCAGTGTTCGACCGTACCACTGGCATTTATATTCAAGTTGCCGCACCAGCTCACCCCATCCCGCGTCGGAGATGCAAAGGGCCAGTTTGCGGTTCTTCACCATGTTCGCAACAGCCAAGTCCTCAACCGATATCACTTGGTTTTCGCGTACCAATCGAGTCGTCAGCTGATGCAGAAAGTCTTTACGGGCATCGGCAATCCGCGCTTGCACTCTAGCAACTTCGCGTCTCGCCTTCTCACGGTTGTTAGATCTATTTGGACGACGCGCCAAGGTCTTCTGGACTTGTCTAAGCTTGCGGCGCAGTCGGTCAAAATGCTTGGGGTTAGCTATCTTCTTCTCGTCGCTGGTAGTAACCAGGCTGGTGATGCCAGCATCCAGTCCAACCTTTTTATCAGTTACTGGCAGTGGTTGAATCGTATGGTCTTCTACCAGCAACGAGACAAACCAGCGCCTAGCAGCATCCAGCCGCACTGTAATAGTGGAAGGCTCGCACCCCATTGGCAGCAGCCGGCTCCAGATTATATTCAGGGGTTGACTACACTTAGCCAACCATACCTGCCCATCCTTCCATTTGAAGGCAGAGCGAGTAAACTCCGCACTACCACCAGAGTGCTTTTTCTTAAAGCGAGGGTATTTGGCTCGTTTCTTGAAGAAGTTACCAAAAGCGGTTTGCAGGTGGCGCAGTGTCTGTTGCAACGGTACACAGCTGACCTCATTCAGAAACTGCAAGTCTTCTTGTTGCTTCCAGTTAGTCAGCAGCGCGGAAGTTTGCCCGTAGTTGATACTCTCTTGTCGCTCTTCCCACGCTTCTCTACGTGCTGCCAACGCTTTGTTATAGACCAATCGCACACAGCCCAAAGTGCGGCGCAAGAGGGTTTCTTGTTCCGGTGTTGGTGTAAATCTGTAGCGATAGGCTCTGCAGATCATGTCTTTAATTATACCACAATTGCGGAGGCGGCGTTTCCTCCCACCACTAACCGTTCCGGTATGGTGGGGGTATCCACGCCGAATATTAGATGAATCCCTCAACCGATCAGACTGTAATTCTAGGCGGTGGTTTTACTGGTCTGTTTACTGCCCTTCACCTCAGCCAGCAACGCTATCCCCTGCCGATTATTCTGATTGATCGAAAAGAGCGTTTTATCTTTAAGCCCTTGCTCTATGAATTGCTCAGCAACGAAATGGACGTTGACCTGGTTTGGCCGCGTTACGAAAAGCTCCTGCACAATAGCGGTGTGATGTTCATTCGAGATACAGTCCAAGCAATTGATTTACATCAGCGTCAGGTTAAACTAACTTCTAGTTTACGCTACACCTATCGGCACTTAGTTTTGGCTTTGGGTAGCACTACAGGCTACTTCGGTGTTAAGGGAGCGCGAGAAAACACCTTGCCTTTCCGCACGGCAGAAGAGGCGATCGCCCTACGGCAACACCTGCGCGACTGTCTCCAGCGAGCAACCCAAATCGCCGACCCCCAACAACGGCGCACTCTGCTAACAGTGGCGGTTATCGGCGCAGGTCCTTCAGGGGTAGAGCTGGCAGCAACTCTAGCCGATTTACTTCCTAAGTGGTATGCCAAATTAAGAGGCAATATTGCAGAAATTCGGGTGGTGCTGCTGAATCGGGGTACAGAGATTCTTAAAGGCGACATTAATAATCCCCTACGCGAAACTGCCCAAACTTCACTGCAACAGCGCACTGTAGGTGTTGAGCTACTGATGGAGGCTGAAATCACTGCTGTTCACTACCACCAAGTAGAGTTCAAGCGCCACAACCACTTGGAAAAGCTCCAGGCGGCAACTATCGTCTGGACCGCTGGCACGACAACTCATCCTTTGATCGAAGCTTTACCAATTTCCGACCCGTTCCGCGACAAGCAGGGTCGGTTGAAAGTCACTGCAACGCTACAACTACCTGAATTTCCAGCAGTATTTGCTGGGGGAGATTGTGCTGTGAATGGGGAAGATCCACTGCCGCCTACTGCTCAAGTTGCTTATCAGCAGGGAGCAGCGATCGCTCGCAACCTGCAAGCAATTGTAGAAGGAGATCAACCCAGTGCTGCTGAGGTAAACCTGCGGGGGACATTGCTGAAGTTGGGATTGGGTGAAAGTGCTGCCAACCTGTTCGATCGGTTTGAAATCAAAGGTAAACTGGGTCACTTGATCCGTCAGGCAACTTATTTACAACTCTTACCAACTCCGGCTCATAATTTTAATGCGACCACTGACTGGCTGACTAACGAGATTTTCTACCGCTACAATCAGCCAAAGCGTTCAGCACGAGTCTGGCAGTGGATTGGTGGAACAGTTGCGATCGCTGCTTTATTGGGTAGCAGTTTGTTAGCATGGCGAGTCACTCAGCCTGAGCAATTTAATCGATTCTGGCGGAAAACAGGTTTGCCAACTTTGTTTGAACAATAACTTTATATTCTACTTCCCTGACCCCTGACCTCTGACTCCTTGGGTAATTACCCTGTAGCAAGTGGTTTTCAATCCAAAATCACGCCACTTGCGTGCGGGGGGAACCCCCGCACGCAAGTGGCTCCAAAATCTAAAATCCAAAATCGGCAGCATCAATTATCTAAGCTTAGGAATAAAGGATGAGAGGTTAATTCTATCTCTGGACTTCTGACTTCTAAATTCTCTTCACTGTTAGGAGCGATTAAATCTTTAATGTTATTAACTATCGTCGTGCAGTAATCTTCTAAAGGTAAATCATTTGCATCATCTCCAAAAGGATTTTCAATTTCAGTTCCAATTTGTTCAATGGCAAGCAATACAAAACTAAGTATAGTGACAATTGGAACAGTCCACCAATCCAATTTACTGCCAACTTGGAATGGTAGAAAAGTGCAATATATTAGTAACAAGCGTTTAAGGTAAATGGTATAAGCTAAGGGAATTGGTGTTGTCACAATCCGCTCACAAGTGGTTATAGCCTCTAACAAACTATTTATCAAGCCATTCATAGCTGTCAACTGATTAGCATTTACTAAATTTCGCTGATACTGCTGCTGTAGGTACTCAGCAATCCAGACAGCTAACTGTAGTGGAGTAGATTCGACAGTCTTGAGCTTGAGAAATTGGTCTGGGGTTATGAGCTTTTCTAATTCATTATTTATTGGCTGTTGTCGTAATTGCAATTTAGTAGAAACTGCTAAGGCAACTAATAGCCGTAGAGTTGCAACCTTATTTTCTCTATCTTGCGGGTTTGCTTCAGCGATCGCTACCCACATTAAATATCCTAAATTACGGATATTAGCTGTTAAATCTACCCAGGCTTTACGTCCTTCTCTAAAGCGTTCGTAGGCACTATTTGTGCGAAAAACTAATAATAAACCTAGAACCAGGTTGTAGGAAACATTGGTGATGAGAAGATCGAATCCCTGCCAGAATATCGGTAATTCCAAATAATCGAGAAGGGAAACTAAGAATCCCAATCCACCGCACAAAAAGACACCGGGAAGAACTTTAGGGGCAACTGACCCTCGCCATTGTAAAGCTAATCGAATCCAACTCAAATTTTCCACACTCATGTAATCCCCTTAACCTAACCTCTTGCTTTGCCACCGTTTTGGATTAGTCAGGCTACAAATCGCTACACCGAAAGTGCCTCGCGCTAAGGATTTCTTAATCCAATACAACGCCGGAAATTTCAGGTCATTGAGGTTTACTGACTGCTTGGCTGATGTCAGACAGTGCCCGTTCCTACCAGAGACTAGAAATGTTCAGTATTATACAGACATTACTAAGGTATTGACAGAGCTTGAGAAGTAAAAATCATCCACCCAGTATTTAGCGGTAGGTATCAGCTTTGGTATTTGCGATCGCTGAGAAATTAATTGTAGGAAGAAGAAAACCCTATGAAATCAGCAAAAAAAAATGGTCATCTCTCTCAGGAGAAATCAATTGAAGAGCAACGTGCAAATAAGAAACTGAAAAAGAAAGTCTATAAGAAGGAACTCTCAAGGCTTCAAGTCGAGCTGGTCAAATTACAGTATTGGGTCAAGCACCATGGTTTGCGGGTAGTGATCATCTTCGAGGGACGCGACGCAGCGGGTAAAGGAGGCACCATCAAGCGGATTGTGGATAGCTTGAATCCACGCGGTTGTCGGGTCGTTGCTTTGGGGACACCTTCAGATCATGAGAAGACACAATGGTATTTTCAACGTTATGTGCCTCACCTACCTGGTGCCGGAGAAATCGTGCTGTTTGACCGGAGTTGGTACAATCGTGCCGGTGTAGAACGGGTGATGGATTTTTGTACTGAAGAACAGTATTGGGAGTTTATGAAATCCTGTCCGGAATTTGAACGAATGCTAGTACGCTCTGGGATCATTTTGCTCAAATACTGGTTTTCCGTCAGCGATGAAGAACAGGAACGCCGATTTCAAGCCCGTACTATA
This window of the Chroococcidiopsis sp. CCMEE 29 genome carries:
- a CDS encoding NAD(P)/FAD-dependent oxidoreductase, producing MNPSTDQTVILGGGFTGLFTALHLSQQRYPLPIILIDRKERFIFKPLLYELLSNEMDVDLVWPRYEKLLHNSGVMFIRDTVQAIDLHQRQVKLTSSLRYTYRHLVLALGSTTGYFGVKGARENTLPFRTAEEAIALRQHLRDCLQRATQIADPQQRRTLLTVAVIGAGPSGVELAATLADLLPKWYAKLRGNIAEIRVVLLNRGTEILKGDINNPLRETAQTSLQQRTVGVELLMEAEITAVHYHQVEFKRHNHLEKLQAATIVWTAGTTTHPLIEALPISDPFRDKQGRLKVTATLQLPEFPAVFAGGDCAVNGEDPLPPTAQVAYQQGAAIARNLQAIVEGDQPSAAEVNLRGTLLKLGLGESAANLFDRFEIKGKLGHLIRQATYLQLLPTPAHNFNATTDWLTNEIFYRYNQPKRSARVWQWIGGTVAIAALLGSSLLAWRVTQPEQFNRFWRKTGLPTLFEQ
- the ppk2 gene encoding polyphosphate kinase 2, with translation MKSAKKNGHLSQEKSIEEQRANKKLKKKVYKKELSRLQVELVKLQYWVKHHGLRVVIIFEGRDAAGKGGTIKRIVDSLNPRGCRVVALGTPSDHEKTQWYFQRYVPHLPGAGEIVLFDRSWYNRAGVERVMDFCTEEQYWEFMKSCPEFERMLVRSGIILLKYWFSVSDEEQERRFQARTIDPLKRWKLSPMDLESRDKWVEYSKAKDEMFAHTNIPEAPWFTVEADDKKRARLNCINHILSKVSYEDMTPEPLELPPRRTASDYVRPPINEQFFVPHVY
- a CDS encoding transposase; amino-acid sequence: MICRAYRYRFTPTPEQETLLRRTLGCVRLVYNKALAARREAWEERQESINYGQTSALLTNWKQQEDLQFLNEVSCVPLQQTLRHLQTAFGNFFKKRAKYPRFKKKHSGGSAEFTRSAFKWKDGQVWLAKCSQPLNIIWSRLLPMGCEPSTITVRLDAARRWFVSLLVEDHTIQPLPVTDKKVGLDAGITSLVTTSDEKKIANPKHFDRLRRKLRQVQKTLARRPNRSNNREKARREVARVQARIADARKDFLHQLTTRLVRENQVISVEDLAVANMVKNRKLALCISDAGWGELVRQLEYKCQWYGRTLVKIDRWEPSSKRCGNCEHIVDKLPLSIRSWDCPSCGTKGIDRDINAAQNILAAGLAVLGSNTKDVCGAGVRPNSQQVKGHPRNSRNGKKQKLKS
- a CDS encoding bestrophin family ion channel, which gives rise to MSVENLSWIRLALQWRGSVAPKVLPGVFLCGGLGFLVSLLDYLELPIFWQGFDLLITNVSYNLVLGLLLVFRTNSAYERFREGRKAWVDLTANIRNLGYLMWVAIAEANPQDRENKVATLRLLVALAVSTKLQLRQQPINNELEKLITPDQFLKLKTVESTPLQLAVWIAEYLQQQYQRNLVNANQLTAMNGLINSLLEAITTCERIVTTPIPLAYTIYLKRLLLIYCTFLPFQVGSKLDWWTVPIVTILSFVLLAIEQIGTEIENPFGDDANDLPLEDYCTTIVNNIKDLIAPNSEENLEVRSPEIELTSHPLFLSLDN